A single window of Narcine bancroftii isolate sNarBan1 chromosome 1, sNarBan1.hap1, whole genome shotgun sequence DNA harbors:
- the LOC138764609 gene encoding N(4)-(beta-N-acetylglucosaminyl)-L-asparaginase-like isoform X1, which produces MGFPGDVPLLLTLCSCFCQAAAQTPLVLNTWAFADAAERAWLTLNSGGSVLDAVEQGCRQCEVQQCDGTVGYGGSPDECGETTLDAMIMNGNTIEVGAVGGLRRIKSAISVARAVMEHSDHTLLVGESASIFAQNMGFLSEDLTTNRSLSLYLEWLRKNCQPNSWRVEKSIGFSQNVSPNPETNCGPYKPIKEHGSKYKTKPRPQVNLHSHDTIGMIAIDKLGSIAVGTSTNGKIHKISGRVGDSPIVGAGAYADSTTGAAAATGDGDVMMRFLPSYQAVEYMRMGIDPTTACQKAIKRIQKYHPRVFGAMICVNKTGSYGAACSKSPGMDQFHFLAFNPAKQSEQIVDCI; this is translated from the exons ATGGGGTTCCCGGGCGACGTTCCACTGCTGCTGACGCTCTGCTCGTGTTTCTGCCAAGCAGCTGCCCAGACGCCCCTTGTGCTCAACACTTGGGCCTTTGCAGACGCAGCGGAGCGAG CATGGCTCACTCTTAATTCTGGAGGCTCGGTGTTGGATGCTGTAGAACAAGGATGCAGACAGTGCGAAGTTCAACAGTGCGATGGCACAGTGGGATATGGAGGAAGTCCAGATGAATGTGGAGAAACAACATTGGATGCAATgattatgaatgg AAATACAATTGAGGTTGGAGCAGTTGGAGGCCTTCGAAGGATTAAAAGTGCTATCAGTGTTGCTCGAGCGGTGATGGAACACAGTGATCACACGTTACTGGTGGGGGAATCAG CATCAATTTTTGCTCAGAATATGGGTTTCCTCAGTGAAGACCTGACAACGAACAGATCCCTATCACTGTATTTGGAATGGCTACGCAAAAACTGCCAGCCCAATAGCTGGAGG GTTGAGAAATCAATTGGTTTTTCACAGAATGTCTCGCCAAATCCTGAGACCAATTGTGGACCATATAAACCCATCAAGGAGCATGGGTCGAAATACAAAACCAAGCCAAGACCGCAAGTTAATTTACACAGCCATGACACTATTG GTATGATTGCAATTGATAAGCTTGGAAGTATTGCTGTGGGAACATCTACTAATGGTAAAATCCATAAAATCTCAGG CCGTGTTGGGGATTCGCCAATAGTTGGAGCAGGTGCCTACGCAGACAGCACAACTGGAGCAGCAGCTGCTACCGGAGATGGTGATGTTATGATGCGATTTCTTCCAAG CTACCAGGCAGTGGAATATATGAGAATGGGGATAGATCCAACCACAGCTTGCCAGAAAGCTATCAAAAGAATCCAGAAGTATCATCCACGTGTCTTTGGTGCTATGATTTGTGTCAACAAAACTGGGAGTTATG
- the LOC138764609 gene encoding N(4)-(beta-N-acetylglucosaminyl)-L-asparaginase-like isoform X2 gives MGFPGDVPLLLTLCSCFCQAAAQTPLVLNTWAFADAAERAWLTLNSGGSVLDAVEQGCRQCEVQQCDGTVGYGGSPDECGETTLDAMIMNGNTIEVGAVGGLRRIKSAISVARAVMEHSDHTLLVGESASIFAQNMGFLSEDLTTNRSLSLYLEWLRKNCQPNSWRNVSPNPETNCGPYKPIKEHGSKYKTKPRPQVNLHSHDTIGMIAIDKLGSIAVGTSTNGKIHKISGRVGDSPIVGAGAYADSTTGAAAATGDGDVMMRFLPSYQAVEYMRMGIDPTTACQKAIKRIQKYHPRVFGAMICVNKTGSYGAACSKSPGMDQFHFLAFNPAKQSEQIVDCI, from the exons ATGGGGTTCCCGGGCGACGTTCCACTGCTGCTGACGCTCTGCTCGTGTTTCTGCCAAGCAGCTGCCCAGACGCCCCTTGTGCTCAACACTTGGGCCTTTGCAGACGCAGCGGAGCGAG CATGGCTCACTCTTAATTCTGGAGGCTCGGTGTTGGATGCTGTAGAACAAGGATGCAGACAGTGCGAAGTTCAACAGTGCGATGGCACAGTGGGATATGGAGGAAGTCCAGATGAATGTGGAGAAACAACATTGGATGCAATgattatgaatgg AAATACAATTGAGGTTGGAGCAGTTGGAGGCCTTCGAAGGATTAAAAGTGCTATCAGTGTTGCTCGAGCGGTGATGGAACACAGTGATCACACGTTACTGGTGGGGGAATCAG CATCAATTTTTGCTCAGAATATGGGTTTCCTCAGTGAAGACCTGACAACGAACAGATCCCTATCACTGTATTTGGAATGGCTACGCAAAAACTGCCAGCCCAATAGCTGGAGG AATGTCTCGCCAAATCCTGAGACCAATTGTGGACCATATAAACCCATCAAGGAGCATGGGTCGAAATACAAAACCAAGCCAAGACCGCAAGTTAATTTACACAGCCATGACACTATTG GTATGATTGCAATTGATAAGCTTGGAAGTATTGCTGTGGGAACATCTACTAATGGTAAAATCCATAAAATCTCAGG CCGTGTTGGGGATTCGCCAATAGTTGGAGCAGGTGCCTACGCAGACAGCACAACTGGAGCAGCAGCTGCTACCGGAGATGGTGATGTTATGATGCGATTTCTTCCAAG CTACCAGGCAGTGGAATATATGAGAATGGGGATAGATCCAACCACAGCTTGCCAGAAAGCTATCAAAAGAATCCAGAAGTATCATCCACGTGTCTTTGGTGCTATGATTTGTGTCAACAAAACTGGGAGTTATG